AAATAACATTTTGGCGCGATATTCTAGTACACTGAAATAACTCTTTGGAGTTAGAAGCCGTTTAAGAATCTTTGGCGATCGTCGAATCTTTTAACCTTAAACCTAAGAAATGTATTTTTCATAACAgtgaattagaaaaatattttagaggAAATTCATTTACATTAAGCAGAGTAGAATATTTTCCCGCATTTCAGTATATTAAGTTGGATGCGGAGTTACTCAAAGTTTTTGCCATTTTTTGGTGTTAATATATTATCACTAACCCACAAAATCTCTAACTTAACACGACATATAAGTACACATGACTAATTAACTTCGACAGAATTAAGAATTGAAGGAGAATTTactataaaattttttaaaatattttatattactatttatCAGTAGAAAATTGCAGTCTGTTTTCTATAtcagtaaaaaaatgtttttttctcaattaaaGCTCAAATAAGTTGTTTAAACCTATATCAACCATGATAAAGCAGATGTGTTATCACAGACATTCAAACCAAAACCACCAGGTCTTTAAATCAGGGCAATATGCGTCGGAACCATGTTACTCGATGTGCACTTTACATTTTAAGACAGTCGGTGCcggattcagctgctatttctagcagacgagTTATAACGTAGATGCTCCCTCGTCATGCTGTTTGtcccattttatttttgttgacgatataaaagacaataattatattatcataGTTTGGCTGCCACTTCTAGCAGAGTGAGCCTTATAGAGACTCCCTCGTGCATTCGGgtgattattttcatttgttgacTACTTATGAATTATTATAACTCGTCGCCAAACTATAGTTCAGCAATCCCAGGCGTTCATTTACAACACTGAAATAAACTTACATCTTTGAAGTTGACGGCCTTGAGAAGATTGGACATATTGCGGACATTGTCCAATTTAGCCACCAGTAAATATTGGTCGTCGTTATCAAAATGTTTCGTAGAAAGCGCCATCGCACCACGTTGCCTACTGCTGTTGCCTTCTTCCGGGGTGGAAAACAATTTGCTTCATTCAAATACATTCCGTTGGtccatttgagttatttcccttaactcatttaatttctttttttattatatttcagtcTACACAGGTGTTAGAGCAAAAAGTAAAGGTAGGAGTATGCATACCATAGGCCACTGTAAGTAGTTGTTCCTGGCAGAATTGATTGATGAAGTGTGTTATAATCCCGAAAAGGTATGACGAAAGGAACAACTTCTCGAGTTTCGCGACACACATCGCCCAGAACCCATTGTTCGGGCAGCATTATTTGACCCACCTAtttcaacaattctgccagaacCACCAATCTTCATTGGATTGCAGAACAAATCGTCTGCGCAAACATCccgtaaataatttttataatctacTGCTGCAGTAGCACCAATTTCTAGTTCATCCTTACAGATAAAATCAGATTTCTAAGTGGAAGGGCTCCCCTTTCCAACCACGTGCCTCTTCCAACGGACACCGACTCTCGTCATTCTCTTCTACTACATCTCCAGTATACACAGCCATGATGTTGTTCCATTTGCATCCTATGATGATTTTCGCATTTCTTCTCCTCANNNNNNNNNNNNNNNNNNNNNNNNNNNNNNNNNNNNNNNNNNNNNNNNNNNNNNNNNNNNNNNNNNNNNNNNNNNNNNNNNNNNNNNNNNNNNNNNNNNNNNNNNNNNNNNNNNNNNNNNNNNNNNNNNNNNNNNNNNNNNNNNNNNNNNNNNNNNNNNNNNNNNNNNNNNNNNNNNNNNNNNNNNNNNNNNNNNNNNNNNNNNNNNNNNNNNNNNNNNNNNNNNNNNNNNNNNNNNNNNNNNNNNNNNNNNNNNNNNNNNNNNNNNNNNNNNNNNNNNNNNNNNNNNNNNNNNNNNNNNNNNNNNNNNNNNNNNNNNNNNNNNNNNNNNNNNNNNNNNNNNNNNNNNNNNNNNNaatggtatttttttttcaatgaaattttatatgaatacctttgaaacggcatacattacgacTATAAAGTAATTTTGGAGAAAATCttgaggtggggagaggactttcggaaaattcccaAGATCCGAATTTTTCCCAACCCTCCCGTTCCTTTGCGCGCATTTTTTTCCCTATTAGTTTCCTACACATCGTTTTACACCCCTTTCAGTATTTTTTCGTGGGTGGTGGATATTTTCATTTTCGGGACcagatgtaaacattaaccaaaatgGTTTTTCTAAAGAATGGGTACTCGCATGGttgtgctaaaaaaaaaacaattaatgaagCGGTGTTGCCATGACAACAAACTTCCGCTGTCAGACGGTGATTTAAAATTCATCGGCTAAAAATACGTAACCTTAAATGCttctttttcattataaattGTCCAAAATAATGAATGCTATATCATCGGCATGGTGCATTTCTAAAAAATTTCAGATTAAAATTTGTGGTTGGACGAAAACGATCCTTTCAActgattaaaattttattttcgacTCACCACAACAAGTGCACTTTACCAAATGTATTTAGACTCAATGTGGTATTAGCCTTTATGATTCAACTACAGGACTTCTCGGCAGCCAAAAAATCCAGCCGTCTAACCCTCGGGCCCTAATTTTAATGGTCAAAATAAGAATGAACTAACTAGAGCCTAGCTATGGTGTAAACTCCAGCCTGGACAAACAGCAGCCAGCAGATTTTTTGAATTGCACGCCTAACAAAAAGTTACTtcgaattttattttcttgtgcAGCCCGTTTCTCGCAAAAAGTTGCTCGTTGCCTGTTCTACTCGGTCGTTTgattggctagaaatagcagccaaaatagCCTTCGAATCACATCttaccattatttttttaaaaagggaaGGACATAGTGGATAATGTAATGTGTAATAAATTAGATCTGTAAGGTTATGGTGAACATAGTGTAGACTTTAttccttatatattttcaaaccTAACAATTAACTCGCAACAGGAAGTTGCTGTTTTACTGTCTGAAGTTAAATAAAACCTTAACTTCCGGTAAATGTTTCAGAACTTGTAAATTTTTGTCTTGTCCGGCggtgtttttctttactttcttatttCCCCTCTTTCATTTATCATCAACGTATTTTTttggtttaattaattattataagaATTATAATGACTACTATTCGTCCGTTTACTTGTTCGGATTTATTCAAGTTCAACAACGTCAATTTAGATCCACTTACCGAAACATATGGGCTGGCCTTCTATATGCAGTATTTAGCTCAATGGCCCGAGTATTTCCAGGTTGCCGAATCACCATCGGGCGAAATCATGGGTTACATCATGGGTAAAGCCGAAGGCAGAGCCGAGAACTGGCACGGACACGTTACAGCTCTGTCCGTTTCGCCCGAACACAGACGTCTCGGACTTGCTGCAAAACTTATGCATACACTGGAGGAGATTTCCGAACGTAAGAAGTGTTTCTTCGTCGACTTGTTTGTGCGAGTATCGAATAAAGTTGCCGTCGACATGTACAACAAACTGGGTTATACAGTCTACAGACGTGTACTGGAATATTACTCTGGACTGGACGACGAGGATGCGTTTGATATGCGGAAAGCTTTATCGAGAGACAAGGACAAAAAATCTGTGATACCTTTATTGCATCCGGTACGACCGGAGGAATTGGATTGACTATGCAATGCCTTCGTCATGATTAGTGTTCTAGTCATGATTCTCGCCCTTTTGCCCCTCTTTTACAACCACCCCACCTGACTGCCGAAACCTTAATGCTGTTAATTTATAAATCTGTTGCTATTAATTAGTGGGTACtaactactaaagcagcacggtcccgaacacGCAGTCGCGTGTCCGCGCTAGccagtcttgagtggtcgatcctaaccccaACGCTATccgcaaccctaaccctaaacacgtattcatttgcacacgcgggttagggacagggttagggttagtgacaGGGTCAGggctaggatcgaccactcacgactagctagcgcggacgtgcgaccgtgctgctttagtagtacctaatTAGTGTTAGAAATTTCCAGGGATGTTACAATTGTATCCCAGTAATCCTTTATATAAATTTCAGAACAAATGTCttatgtaaaataacaaaaattcttgttattgatgttctttcttgtttttaattCCAGGTATGACATGATCGAAGAGATTTAGAATGAAAAGTATTCAAAATCAAAACCACtccgtttttctttttcagcTATTGTGTACTCAGAACTACAGTATCCGATTTGCCATTTTCCCTTAAACGGTAGGGGTGGGTTGgatggcgaaagtaaagaatacgtacacccggtgtgtagggttagggtttttgtgaCGCCGAAAACGGGTAGTGTACGTATTCTTCACCTCCGCCGGTTGGATTTGGCTAGTATTTCTAGCATATCCACCAACCCAGGAATAGCTGCTATTGTTTAACCGAAGGTCAACTTTAATTAAGTCATAACACAAAGGCTGTAATTTGCTATGATAGACACTCATTCCCACGTAAGTTTGGTCGTTAATTTgttctaaattaattaaaacttcatTTTGTGAGAGAATGCAATTCATTATGTGTGTTTAAATCCTGTTACGTAGAAACCgatttgaattatttttgaattcttggctagaaatgtttattgttttgggCAAAGTTGTCGAATGTATACGGAAATAGCAGCACCCAGTAAAAATGGTGGGGACCACAAGCGATATGCTACTTTCGTCCAATTCACATATCacttttcttttcagtcattggactgcggccatgcttggggcaccgccatgaagggttttagtcgaacagatcgacctcagtacttttttgaATTATGAaggcctagtactttttctatcagtcacTTACGCCGAACCGCTACGGTTATAGTCACGTAAACAACCCCAGaccggttgtaaagcggtggcgagacacacatacgatgggctttttcagTATtcgtcgaccaaattcactcagaagattTTGATGAGTCCGAGgatatagtaggagatacttgctcaaggtgtcacgcaatgggactgaactcggaacaggTGTTAACTGTGTAGAAAACtaatatgacaaaaaaatttgCCCAAACGAACCTGGGGGTGAGgagactttcggaaaattcacaagatccgatttttctgtcataactttcaggaaaatggatatatatttagggaatcccacgtttttggtTATGGAGGCTCCAATtccgaaaaaaaattttcaaaaaccgCAATTTCAATTTTCCCTCCCcctcttcatttttcactttttccgtTAACACCCTGCAtgctgtgggtttttttttgtttttgttaacgggtgaagatctttatattaaCCCAAACGTatattaaccacacaaccacgccaatTACTACTAAAATGAATTGTTTGCtgttttatcctatattatagaCATAAAACAGCAACCTTAGAATTTTTGCTGGGATTTCACAtgagtaatataaataataatttatgaatcATTGGGGGAGCTAGTGATTACAAAGACTAATTAAACTAACTTAATGACCGTTTTATAAACAACCATgcgttagaatttttttttagatactcACAGGTTACAGCATGTTTCTATATGAGCCCTTCCATCTTGTACCGGAAGTTTTTGTCTACATACATAttcgttactttattttattttttcatattcgcCTGGAAAAGCTAAATCTTGtccaaataataattattacatttatgtatttgttttccaAGATTCATGAtgtgaccatccccaagtataacgaaataataattattaaacaaaactgtgccaaaacagacaaaagtTTCATAAAACGAAAATATCTCCGGACAAATTTCAAATCCCCTATTTCCAAGGAAATGTTGTCATTCTACCTTAACTGTGCCTGTTACTGTGATTAAGGCCCATTTGGTGCAAGTTCTAGGAAGTCTAAATTTTAGCAGTGAATGATCTGTTAGGTTTACACATGTGTGTTCAGACAACTTGCCACCTGTtaacatttataattaaataatttaaacaattCATGATcccaaaataatttcattttagttGAGGCTTAATTTTTAATCTCTATCAATTTATTTCAGTAACTTTCAACTACAAAATGATAGCATGCATACATCCTATTATGTCATATAtagtctcatatatatgtacatacacacctgacatcttgtgcctttagtggagtcCATTCTGCTGCAAAACACGTGGGTTAGGTTTCAAGTTTGAGGATATCTTTCTCCTTCCCACCTGATTCAGTGGTCATGAGCACAGCCTTCATGTAATGCACTTTCACTCATGTAAGGCAGCCATTTTATGTACCTAATTTGAAAGATTGCTTAACTGTCTAAACTTACAGTAGATACTAACATTTCTCCCCCCCTCCCCTCGCTTTTGAATTTGGCAATATTACTTGATCAAAGACCGGATCCTCAGATTCATTTGTACCACATTGCAGAGAATatgatcatttaatgtccatattcaaTGCTGACATTGAATACCATTTTGATGGTATTCGATGAGCCAGAGAATCAAATTTGAGTTGTATGCTCAGTAATGATTCCCTGAGCAGACCCTTGGTTGATATTGCTAACAGATGCTGCTTTGCATTCCATTTTGAACTTGAACAATAAAATTACTtggctttgttttttcttttatcttaaatTTAAAAGCCTCTTATAAATAAGAATTGAAAGGAGCTGACTAAAGTAACAAAGTGTTacattcaatttttgttttattttcacttgTAAGTTATAGTATCTGTATAGTTTACTGTTTTGATTGCAACCAACAAATACTGTAATATCTACAGGTCATAGATTTCTCAAAAACTTATGAGATATCTGAAACAACAAACAGAATATAATGTTACatcaaaataaacagagaaagcaCAACTTATTTTGGAccttcattaataaaataaataccaatcaaatatAGATTTGATTATATCAACTATATCTCTGATTGAATATTTGAGAATTTGTGCTCAAGCTGCAAAACATTCTTTTCAGAGAGATTGACTCTAATGTCACATTCTCCAATTTAGGCAAAGAAatgttttgtcttgttatttaCAGTATCATATTATACACTTAAGGAAATGAGGGATTTGACAAACGAGACATGGCTCAGGAAGGAAGTGACCATTGGCTTAGCAACCGGAAGTTTTATAGAACTCATCCAGGAATAGAACTTTCATAAATGAAGATTCATCACCACTGTACATGagcttgtcttttttttattgtcctACTTAAAGCTACAAATCTTATTCAAACACCCCAAAATTGTACTATTTATCCTCTTCCTAAAATTCACAAGCTCAACAATTCTGGTTTTGTCATCATCTCCACTTGCAGTTGTCTCATTAGCTAATTAGGTTACTCCTTGTTGAAACCTATCTGTCCCACATTACCCAGTGTTACCAAAGTCTTTGGTACTCAGATGCAAAGACATTTTCAGCTCCCTCATCTTAATTAAACATGCGTGACAAATAAGAGGAAATTTTGCACCCACAGATATCTGCCTCCTCGTCCTCCGCCTTGCTACACATCTGAACGTGCCTTCCTTACCTTAAACATCTTTCAGTACACCCTGACTCTCcaaatttcatttcatgtatGTTAAACCCCTTTACATCATCAGTTTCCGTAATAGTCTCTCAGACCACAAGTTCATTGCAGAAACAAAGGGAGGGGAGATAattctgaacaaaaataaattttgaacagattacatattaacatatgcatacatacaggggttggataaaataatggaaacaccttaaaatttcaaacaaatttattttaatacggggtaggaccgcctttggcagtaattacagcttgaatccTACAAGGTATGcatcgtacaaagtttgaattgtttccaaaggaatttttgtctattcttcaactaaaacaatctccagttcttgtagtgatgatggtggaggatatcgactcattacttgtttttctaaaatgcaccataaaggttcaataatattgagatctggggactgtggtggccagataagatattcaatttcactagaatgttcctcatgccattcagtaacaattttagatgtgtgaatttgtgcatttcatcctgaaagattgtttccctctggaaacagttctgcgaccataagatgaatttgatcagataaaacgCTTAAAtggtcttgactattaattctaccattaagggaaaccattgggccagcaaaTTTCCAAGATAATGCCTCCCACCTCAATAATCACggatcctcctccatatttaacagttggaagaaggcagtctgtgtcaaatgcttcttttggatgtctccacatgtatactcggttGGTGGTCAgaaatagggtaaaggatgactcatccgagaacattcttccactgctctagggaccaattctgtaagtttttactccattctaaatgctttgcaacgtttgtttttgaaagtagtggttttctgattgcggCCCTCCTATGAAAttcagctttgtgcagctcctggctaacagtttttgtggaaactgggttctcgaggtggtcattaagctctgcagtaattttgggagctgtacttcagtgatcctttctaacaattcacgtaagagtccaACAGTCCCTATTTGAAAGTTtgggttttcttccggagttttgtttcgactgggaggtttttccctctttctcaaaggctgtcattactttcgagacagtacttcttgatacaccatacatttcggctgttttcattacgctagcgcctACCATatgaacaccaacaatttgacctctttgaaagtctgatagatctgggttttaatgaattttaattacctttctctGATGATATGTGAAAAGAAGccgcaattttagcaaaacatattaagcaacactaataataaatcaaaaaacaaaaataaacaagctcccaagcttttgacggttttatagatatttcaaaattatgatgctagatgtttccattattttgtcgaacccctgtacatatgtacacacacattaaatcaaCTAgtattatttaaagaaataaacaaatatctcCATTCTATATTAGGCTGAGTACTTCACTTTAGATTGTCTTTCCCCAGTTTTTTAATGTAGGCATTTATGACtttgtacatatgtgaatatatgtatatatgtgcatcatcTATGCCAAAATGAGTATATGAGccataaaacaaaatactaaaacTTTCTACGATacggacaaggcctgaaattttgggagaggaggctagttgattacatcaacacaaaTGCTTGActaacacttattctattgaatctagaagggtgaaaggcaaa
This region of Octopus bimaculoides isolate UCB-OBI-ISO-001 chromosome 6, ASM119413v2, whole genome shotgun sequence genomic DNA includes:
- the LOC106882825 gene encoding N-alpha-acetyltransferase 20, which translates into the protein MTTIRPFTCSDLFKFNNVNLDPLTETYGLAFYMQYLAQWPEYFQVAESPSGEIMGYIMGKAEGRAENWHGHVTALSVSPEHRRLGLAAKLMHTLEEISERKKCFFVDLFVRVSNKVAVDMYNKLGYTVYRRVLEYYSGLDDEDAFDMRKALSRDKDKKSVIPLLHPVRPEELD